The proteins below are encoded in one region of Vulpes lagopus strain Blue_001 chromosome 10, ASM1834538v1, whole genome shotgun sequence:
- the LOC121500340 gene encoding olfactory receptor 8B3-like, producing the protein MAPTNSSFVTEFILVGLTDLPDLQLPLFCLFLLMYVVTLLGNLGLIILIRLNSHLHTPMYFFLFNLSFIDFCYSSVFTPKMLIHFTSKKNIISYRGCMTQLYFFCFFVISECYVLTSMAYDRYVAIYNPLLYNVAMSPNVCSLLMFGSYLMAFSGAMAHTGCMLRLTFCDANTINHYFCDILPLLQLSCTSTYVNELVVFIVVGVNIIVPTVTIFVSYGFILSSILRISSTEGRSKAFSTCSSHIIAVSLFFGSGAFMYLKPSSAGSMDEGKISSLFYTNVVPLMNPFIYSLRNKDIKLALRKIQSRRVF; encoded by the coding sequence ATGGCTCCTACAAACTCCTCTTTTGTGACTGAATTCATTCTGGTGGGGCTCACAGACTTACCAGATCTCCAGCTCCCCCTGTTCTGCCTGTTTCTACTCATGTATGTGGTCACCCTGTTGGGAAATTTGGGCTTGATCATTCTAATCAGGCTGAATTcacacctccacacccccatgtactttttcctcttcaatttGTCCTTCATAGACTTCTGTTATTCTTCTGTGTTTACACCTAAAATGCTGATTCACTTCACATCCAAGAAGAATATTATCTCCTACAGGGGGTGCATGACCCAgctttactttttctgtttttttgttatttctgaaTGCTATGTGCTGACATCCATGGCATATgatcgctatgtggccatctATAACCCACTTTTGTATAATGTTGCCATGTCCCCTAATGTGTGTTCCCTCCTTATGTTTGGTTCATATTTGATGGCATTCTCAGGCGCCATGGCCCACACAGGATGCATGCTGAGACTGACCTTCTGTGATGCAAACACCATCAACCATTATTTTTGTGAcatcctccctctgctccagctctCCTGCACCAGCACGTATGTGAATGAGCTGGTGGTTTTCATTGTGGTGGGCGTCAACATCATTGTGCCCACTGTCACCATCTTTGTGTCTTATGGTTTCATCCTCTCTAGCATCCTGCGCATCAGCTCCACTGAAGGCAGATCCAAAGCTTTCAGCACTTGCAGTTCCCACATAATTGcagtttctctcttctttgggTCAGGTGCATTTATGTATCTTAAACCATCTTCTGCTGGGTCTATGGATGAGGGGAAAATCTCCTCTCTCTTTTATACCAATGTGGTTCCTTTGATGAACCCTTTCATTTACAGCTTGAGAAACAAAGACATTAAACTTGCTCTGAGAAAAATCCAGAGTAGGAGAGTGTTTTGA